One Saccharopolyspora erythraea NRRL 2338 genomic region harbors:
- a CDS encoding type I polyketide synthase, with amino-acid sequence MADEDKLREYLKRVTADLRKANRRLREVEDAQREPVAIVGMACRYPGGVTSPGELWRVLADGRDVISGFPADRGWDLDGLYDPDPARSGRTYVRSGGFLDDPGGFDAAFFGISPREALAMDPQQRLLLETAWEALEDAGIDPAALRGSRTGVFVGHNYQEYGPGLLDAPESVEGHLVTGVVPSVASGRVAYSLGLEGPAMTVDTACSTSLVALHLACQALRRGECSMALAGGVTVLATPGTFVEFSRQRVLAADGRCKAFSDTADGMGMAEGVGMLLVERLSDAQRLGHPVLAVVRGSAVNQDGASNGLTAPNGPSQQRVIRAALASADVSAADVDAVEAHGTGTALGDPIEAQALLETYGQDRDRPLWLGSVKSNIGHTLAAAGVAGVIKMVMALRHGLLPKTLHVDRPSSHVDWESGAVSLLTDPQPWPESEDRPRRAAVSAFGISGTNAHLILEQAPGAVAEAPAEYPPSAVPLVVSARGETALRDQAAALRRHIELHPQTHPADIAYSAATTRSAFEHRAVLLGTTRQDFIDGLHALETGAPAADVVTGTAGRVGKCGFVFGGQGGQRWGMGAGLCARFPVFAEVFGAVCDELEVPVGEALSGDDLGLIDQTLYAQCGIFALEVGLFRLLESWGVAPDFVLGHSVGELGAAHVAGVLSLGDACKLVAARARLMQALEPGVMLAVAASEDEVVSLLSDRVAVAAVNGPLSVVVSGDESEIALIEERFRGRRVRRLRTSHAFHSPLMDPMLEEFREVVASVSLCAPRIPFVSTVTGALAGEELVSPDYWVRNVRDTVRFLDGVRAMHEQGVDTFVELGPDGVLSAAGQECLPDSDALFVPFQRRDQPEPESALTAVGKLHVRGRTPDWEAVFNGLDVRRTDLPTYAFQHRRYWLEPGASAGGIRSAGIGTLDHPLLGALVSMPGETGPVLTGRLSVRTHSWLADHRVLGRSLFPGTAFVELARCAAEVTGASEVEDITLAAPLVLSETGDVALRVVVGTADETGRRTVEICSQPGDADVEGPWTTHATGVLADGPERAAPAFQEWPPRGADEIDLVSLRESLADSGLDYGPAFQGLRAAWRRDDEVFAEVVLSGDVVSDAEDFGLHPALLDAALQALAAASPDGALRLPFAFSGVRWWSTGTSSLRVRLSRTGGDAVAVDIADEAGSPVAAIDSASLRPVSAQQLEAARADAGESLFRLRWVPLESGAGSAGDGWAVVGDGDFGLPASRYPNLAALGDALDGGTTVTDVFVVVDTDERSASAKAGAVLEMVQSWLGDERFADLRLVFVTKGAVADGSDVADMASAAVWGLLRSVQAEAPGRVAAVDLDDDPASWNTLRRVLGEPQCLVRSGRAFVPRLERVQGQMPAVWDTDGTVLVTGGTGVLGSLLARHLVVVHGVRRLVLMSRSGEARGLDAELASHGAQVSVVACDVADRDAVAEVLASIPAEFPLRAVVHAAGVVDDGVVSALTAERVDRVLRGKVDGAVVLDELTRHLDLSAFVLFSSASATIGSAGQANYAAANAFLDALAHRRRSAGLPAQSLAWGLWAERSGITGGLSDSDLARMARSGIVPMSSGEALRLFDTALATDDAVLLPMRLDIDALQRLDHVPAVFRGFVRTRRRQPLQARDSSWAVQLEALSESRRSEVALELVRGQAAIVLDHASGDAIGSDQAFSELGFDSLTAVELRNRLNEITGLRLPATLLFDYPTPNVLAEHLLGEVAGRPAASSTPVALTAKDDEPLAVVGMACRYPGGINSPEDLWRVVLDGTDVIADFPADRGWDVLNLPIGKGGFLDAVGDFDPAFFGISPREALAMDPQQRLLLEVSWEAFERAGVDPLSVRGSRTGVFAGVMYHDYAARVREIPSELEGYLGNGNLGSVASGRVAYTFGLEGPAVTVDTACSSSLVALHLAAQSLRAGECSMALVGGATVMSAPTPFREFARQGGLASDGRCKAFSDGADGTGWSEGAGMLLVERLSDARRLGHPVLAVVRGSAVNQDGASNGLTAPNGPSQQRVILQALTNARLSTQDVDVVEAHGTGTALGDPIEVQALLSAYGRDRSVPLLLGSVKSNLGHTQAAAGVAGVMKMVLALRHGVVPKTLHVAEASSHVDWSSGAVSLATDAVAWPEVDRPRRAAVSSFGVSGTNAHVIIEQAPAAEDAPPAESGGGAPVLLSARSEEALREQAEQLRRHVEAHPEITALDIAYSTAKSRSSLEHRASVTASDRRQLITNLAALSQGSATGHTPTATKTGFVFAGQGGQRWGMGAGLCARFPVFAEVFGAVCDELEVPVGEALSGDDLGLIDQTLYAQCGIFALEVGLFRLLESWGVAPDFVLGHSVGELGAAHVAGVLSLGDACRVVAARARLMQALEPGVMLAVAASEDEVVSLLSDRVAVAAVNGPLSVVVSGDESEIALIEERFRGRRVRRLRTSHAFHSPLMDPMLEEFREVVASVSLCAPRIPFVSTVTGARAGDEVTTPDYWVRNVRDTVRFLDGVRAMHEQGVDTFVELGPDGVLSAAGQECLPDSDAAFLPVLRRDSPEPDSVSDCLGRLHVRGAAVDWAAYYAGTGARQVDLPTYPFQRQRYWLEADEDGGDVSAAGLDGDEHPLLGAVVEFAEGNGTIFTGRISRRTHPWLGDHLVHGAVLVPGSALAELALRAAEEAGCGGVEELTLEVPLTLPENGGVQLQLRVEEADDAGRRPLTIHARPEPRDHDEGWTCHARGVLGPVAAAAADLTSWPPEAAVVDVSSCYAELADAGLVYGPRFQGLRQVWRHGDGDLYAEVALPEDSDTTRYGLHPALLDAAVHAIRYLSGADLESAALPFAWSGVCLHAVGASELRVRIAPAGKDTVTVLLADGTGAPVGSIESLTVRPVTSDQIAASNGGSLFRTIWVPESMSASRTGTQRWALVGPGLETLAETLQVRRTYADLAECLSDGDELPDLVVIAATTTGGATRATVRMLDTVQAWSAEPRFASTRLVVCTGDPEVDMASAAVWGFLRSVQAENPGRVAVVALDEDPASYRALPGVADAPESSVRSGRAFAPRLERVPGSGSVEWEAGGTVLVTGGTGVLGRAVARHLVAERGVRRLLLLSRSGGADDLVGELAGLGAEVSVAACDVADRDAVAGVLASVPAEFPVSAVVHAAGVVDDGVVSSLSAERVEGVLRAKVGGAVVLDELTRPLDLSAFVLFSSAAGVLGAAGQSAYSAANAALDALARRRRAEGLPATSLAWGLWAERSGITGGLSDSDLARMARSGIVPMPSGEALRLFDNALAADDAVLVPMRLNTAALAGQHDIPAVLRGLVRRPQRRIAMSGPRSLVTRLAGQSPAERRQTVLDLVRREVAAVLAYGSPELIGVEQAFQDLGFDSLSAVELRNRVSAATDVRLSATVVFDYANPTALAEHLLTRLPLDGSDPTASVSAELDRLEAALAEASAEQLDRSRITMRLTALLAKWGEDDNDHPDDRDLSTVTDDELFGLVDELGSN; translated from the coding sequence ATGGCTGACGAAGACAAGCTCCGCGAGTACCTCAAGCGGGTCACCGCGGACCTGCGCAAGGCGAACCGGCGCCTCCGGGAGGTCGAGGACGCGCAGCGGGAACCGGTCGCGATCGTGGGGATGGCCTGCCGGTACCCGGGCGGCGTGACCTCGCCCGGCGAGCTCTGGCGGGTCCTGGCCGACGGCCGCGACGTGATCTCCGGTTTCCCCGCCGACCGGGGCTGGGACCTCGACGGCCTCTACGACCCGGACCCCGCGCGGTCCGGCCGGACCTACGTGCGCTCGGGTGGTTTCCTCGACGACCCGGGCGGTTTCGACGCCGCGTTCTTCGGCATCAGCCCGCGCGAGGCGCTGGCCATGGACCCGCAGCAGCGGCTGCTGCTGGAAACCGCGTGGGAGGCGCTGGAAGACGCCGGTATCGACCCGGCGGCGCTGCGCGGCAGCCGGACGGGCGTCTTCGTCGGCCACAACTACCAGGAGTACGGGCCCGGTCTGCTCGACGCGCCCGAGAGCGTCGAAGGCCACCTGGTCACCGGTGTGGTGCCCAGCGTCGCCTCGGGCCGCGTCGCCTACTCGCTCGGTCTGGAAGGCCCGGCGATGACGGTGGACACGGCGTGTTCGACATCGCTGGTGGCTCTGCACCTGGCGTGCCAGGCGCTGCGCCGCGGCGAGTGCTCGATGGCGCTGGCCGGCGGCGTGACCGTGCTGGCGACACCCGGCACGTTCGTGGAGTTCAGCCGCCAGCGGGTGCTGGCGGCCGACGGGCGCTGCAAGGCCTTCTCCGACACCGCGGACGGCATGGGCATGGCCGAGGGCGTCGGCATGCTGCTGGTGGAGCGCCTGTCGGACGCCCAGCGGCTCGGACATCCGGTGCTGGCCGTCGTGCGGGGTTCGGCGGTGAACCAGGACGGGGCGTCCAACGGCCTGACCGCGCCGAACGGCCCGTCGCAGCAGCGCGTCATCCGGGCTGCGCTCGCCAGTGCGGACGTGTCCGCGGCCGACGTCGACGCCGTCGAGGCGCACGGCACCGGAACCGCGCTGGGCGACCCCATCGAGGCGCAGGCGTTGCTGGAGACCTACGGCCAGGATCGGGACCGGCCGCTGTGGCTGGGCTCGGTGAAGTCCAACATCGGCCACACGCTCGCCGCGGCGGGTGTGGCGGGCGTGATCAAGATGGTCATGGCCCTGCGCCACGGCCTCCTGCCGAAGACCCTGCACGTCGACCGGCCCTCGTCGCACGTGGACTGGGAGTCAGGAGCGGTCTCCCTGCTCACCGACCCGCAGCCGTGGCCGGAGTCGGAGGACCGGCCGCGCCGGGCGGCGGTTTCCGCCTTCGGCATCAGCGGAACCAACGCCCACCTCATCCTGGAACAGGCGCCGGGAGCAGTCGCGGAGGCGCCCGCGGAGTACCCGCCGTCGGCCGTACCGCTCGTGGTGTCGGCTCGCGGCGAAACCGCCCTGCGCGACCAGGCCGCCGCCCTGCGGCGGCACATCGAGCTGCACCCACAGACGCATCCGGCCGACATCGCGTACTCGGCGGCGACGACGCGCTCCGCTTTCGAACACCGCGCGGTGCTTCTCGGCACCACCCGCCAGGACTTCATCGACGGCTTGCATGCCCTCGAAACGGGCGCACCTGCGGCGGACGTGGTGACGGGAACCGCCGGCCGCGTCGGCAAGTGCGGTTTCGTGTTTGGTGGTCAGGGTGGTCAGCGTTGGGGGATGGGTGCGGGGTTGTGTGCTCGTTTTCCGGTGTTCGCCGAGGTGTTCGGTGCGGTGTGTGATGAGTTGGAGGTGCCGGTTGGTGAGGCGTTGTCCGGTGATGACCTTGGATTGATCGATCAGACGTTGTATGCGCAGTGTGGGATTTTTGCGCTTGAGGTTGGGCTGTTTCGTCTTTTGGAGTCGTGGGGTGTGGCTCCGGATTTCGTGTTGGGTCATTCGGTGGGTGAGTTGGGTGCTGCCCATGTTGCTGGGGTGTTGTCGCTTGGGGATGCGTGCAAGTTGGTGGCGGCTCGGGCGAGGTTGATGCAGGCGTTGGAGCCGGGGGTGATGTTGGCGGTGGCGGCCTCGGAGGACGAGGTCGTTTCGTTGTTGTCCGATCGGGTTGCGGTTGCGGCGGTGAATGGTCCGTTGTCGGTGGTGGTCTCGGGTGATGAGTCCGAGATCGCGTTGATCGAGGAGCGTTTCCGGGGCCGTCGGGTGAGGCGGTTGCGGACCAGTCATGCGTTCCATTCGCCGTTGATGGACCCGATGTTGGAGGAGTTCCGCGAGGTTGTTGCGTCGGTATCGCTCTGTGCTCCCCGGATTCCGTTTGTTTCCACGGTGACCGGTGCCCTTGCCGGTGAGGAGTTGGTCAGCCCCGACTACTGGGTGCGCAACGTGCGCGACACTGTTCGCTTCCTCGATGGTGTTCGGGCGATGCACGAGCAGGGTGTGGACACGTTCGTCGAGCTGGGCCCGGATGGCGTGTTGTCGGCGGCCGGGCAGGAATGCCTGCCCGACTCCGACGCGCTCTTCGTGCCATTTCAGCGTCGCGATCAGCCCGAACCCGAGAGTGCGTTGACCGCGGTCGGCAAGCTCCACGTGCGCGGCCGGACGCCCGACTGGGAAGCGGTGTTCAACGGCCTCGACGTCCGCCGGACCGATCTCCCGACGTATGCGTTCCAGCACCGTCGCTACTGGCTGGAGCCGGGTGCTTCGGCCGGCGGAATCAGATCCGCCGGGATCGGCACGCTCGACCACCCGCTGCTGGGCGCCCTCGTGTCGATGCCGGGGGAGACGGGCCCGGTGCTGACCGGGCGGCTGTCCGTCCGTACGCACTCCTGGCTTGCCGACCACCGAGTGCTGGGCAGGAGCCTGTTCCCGGGCACCGCCTTCGTAGAACTCGCGCGCTGCGCTGCCGAGGTGACCGGTGCGAGCGAGGTGGAGGACATCACGCTTGCGGCCCCGCTGGTGCTGTCGGAAACCGGCGACGTTGCACTTCGGGTCGTAGTCGGCACAGCGGACGAGACGGGGCGTCGAACGGTCGAGATCTGTTCCCAGCCGGGCGATGCCGATGTGGAAGGACCGTGGACAACGCACGCCACGGGTGTGCTCGCCGACGGACCCGAACGGGCCGCCCCCGCGTTCCAGGAGTGGCCGCCGCGAGGTGCCGACGAGATCGACCTGGTCAGCCTCCGGGAGTCGCTGGCCGATTCCGGACTGGACTACGGTCCGGCGTTCCAGGGGTTGCGCGCGGCCTGGCGCCGCGACGACGAGGTATTCGCCGAGGTCGTGCTGTCCGGTGACGTGGTCAGCGATGCCGAGGACTTCGGCCTGCACCCGGCCCTCCTCGACGCGGCTCTCCAGGCGCTCGCGGCGGCGTCACCGGACGGTGCGCTGCGCCTGCCGTTCGCGTTCAGCGGCGTGCGGTGGTGGTCGACCGGCACTTCGTCCCTGCGAGTACGTCTCTCGCGCACGGGCGGCGATGCCGTCGCCGTCGACATCGCCGACGAGGCGGGTTCGCCGGTGGCCGCGATCGATTCCGCATCGCTGCGCCCCGTGAGCGCGCAACAGCTCGAGGCAGCCCGAGCCGATGCCGGCGAGTCGCTGTTCCGGCTCAGGTGGGTGCCGCTCGAGTCTGGCGCCGGCAGCGCGGGCGACGGCTGGGCGGTGGTCGGCGACGGGGATTTCGGGCTGCCCGCGTCCCGCTACCCGAACCTTGCCGCGCTCGGCGATGCGCTGGACGGTGGGACGACCGTGACCGACGTGTTCGTCGTGGTCGACACGGACGAGCGCTCGGCATCGGCCAAGGCCGGTGCGGTGCTGGAGATGGTCCAGTCGTGGCTCGGCGACGAGAGGTTCGCCGATCTGCGTCTGGTTTTCGTGACCAAGGGCGCCGTCGCCGACGGGTCGGATGTCGCGGACATGGCGTCCGCGGCGGTTTGGGGCCTTCTGCGCTCGGTCCAGGCCGAGGCCCCCGGTCGCGTCGCTGCGGTGGATCTCGACGACGACCCGGCTTCGTGGAACACGCTGCGGAGAGTGCTGGGCGAGCCGCAGTGCTTGGTGCGCTCTGGCCGGGCGTTCGTGCCGCGGCTGGAGCGCGTGCAGGGGCAGATGCCCGCGGTGTGGGACACCGACGGCACGGTGTTGGTGACCGGTGGCACCGGAGTTCTGGGAAGTCTGCTGGCCCGGCACCTGGTGGTCGTGCACGGCGTGCGCAGGTTGGTTCTGATGAGCCGTTCCGGTGAGGCCCGGGGCCTGGATGCCGAGCTGGCTTCGCACGGTGCTCAGGTGTCGGTCGTCGCCTGCGACGTGGCGGACCGGGACGCCGTCGCCGAGGTGCTGGCCTCGATCCCGGCGGAGTTCCCGTTGCGCGCGGTGGTGCATGCCGCCGGTGTCGTCGACGACGGTGTTGTCTCCGCGTTGACCGCGGAGCGGGTTGACCGGGTGCTGCGTGGCAAGGTGGACGGTGCTGTGGTGCTGGATGAGCTGACGCGGCACCTCGACCTGTCGGCCTTCGTCCTCTTCTCCTCGGCGTCGGCCACGATCGGCAGCGCGGGCCAGGCGAACTACGCCGCTGCCAACGCTTTCCTCGACGCGCTCGCACACCGGCGCCGTAGCGCGGGCCTTCCAGCCCAGTCCCTGGCGTGGGGTTTGTGGGCGGAGCGCAGTGGGATCACCGGGGGCTTGTCGGATTCGGATCTGGCTCGGATGGCTCGGTCGGGAATCGTGCCGATGTCGAGTGGGGAGGCGTTGCGGTTGTTCGACACCGCACTCGCCACCGACGACGCCGTCCTGCTCCCGATGCGGCTCGACATCGACGCTCTCCAACGACTGGACCACGTACCGGCGGTCTTCCGCGGCTTCGTGCGGACGCGGCGCAGGCAGCCTCTCCAGGCGCGGGATTCGTCATGGGCGGTGCAGTTGGAAGCACTGTCCGAATCCCGGCGCTCCGAGGTCGCGCTGGAACTCGTCCGCGGTCAGGCCGCCATCGTCCTGGACCATGCTTCCGGTGATGCGATCGGCTCGGACCAGGCGTTCTCCGAACTCGGCTTCGACTCCCTGACCGCCGTCGAACTGCGCAACCGGCTCAACGAGATCACGGGACTGCGGCTGCCTGCCACGCTCCTGTTCGACTACCCGACGCCGAACGTGCTCGCCGAGCACCTGTTGGGCGAGGTCGCCGGACGACCGGCGGCCTCCAGCACGCCGGTGGCGTTGACGGCGAAGGACGACGAACCGCTGGCCGTGGTCGGCATGGCATGCCGCTACCCGGGAGGCATCAACTCGCCCGAAGATCTTTGGCGGGTGGTTCTCGACGGCACCGACGTCATCGCGGACTTCCCGGCAGACCGAGGCTGGGACGTGCTCAACCTGCCCATCGGCAAGGGCGGGTTCCTCGACGCCGTGGGAGATTTCGACCCTGCGTTCTTCGGGATTTCGCCGCGTGAGGCGTTGGCGATGGATCCGCAGCAGCGGTTGTTGCTGGAGGTGTCGTGGGAGGCGTTCGAGCGGGCCGGTGTCGACCCGCTGTCGGTTCGGGGCAGTCGGACCGGCGTGTTCGCGGGCGTGATGTACCACGACTACGCGGCACGGGTCCGGGAGATCCCGAGCGAGCTGGAGGGCTACCTGGGCAACGGGAACCTCGGCAGCGTCGCATCCGGCCGGGTCGCCTACACCTTCGGACTCGAGGGGCCGGCGGTCACGGTGGACACGGCGTGCTCCTCCTCGCTGGTCGCCCTGCACCTGGCGGCGCAGTCGCTGCGAGCGGGCGAGTGCTCGATGGCGCTGGTCGGCGGAGCGACGGTGATGTCCGCGCCGACCCCGTTCCGCGAGTTCGCTCGTCAGGGTGGGTTGGCGTCGGATGGTCGGTGCAAGGCGTTTTCGGATGGTGCGGATGGCACGGGGTGGTCCGAGGGCGCGGGGATGTTGTTGGTGGAGCGGTTGTCGGATGCTCGGCGGCTTGGTCATCCGGTGCTGGCGGTGGTGCGTGGTTCGGCGGTGAACCAGGATGGGGCGTCGAATGGTCTGACGGCGCCGAATGGTCCGTCGCAGCAGCGGGTGATCTTGCAGGCGCTCACCAATGCCCGGTTGTCCACTCAGGACGTCGATGTGGTGGAGGCGCACGGTACTGGTACTGCGTTGGGTGATCCGATTGAGGTGCAGGCGTTGTTGTCGGCTTATGGTCGTGATCGGTCTGTGCCGTTGTTGTTGGGTTCGGTGAAGTCGAATCTGGGGCATACGCAGGCGGCTGCGGGTGTGGCTGGTGTGATGAAGATGGTGTTGGCGTTGCGGCATGGTGTGGTGCCGAAGACGTTGCACGTGGCCGAGGCGTCGTCGCATGTGGATTGGTCTTCGGGTGCGGTGTCGCTGGCGACGGATGCGGTGGCCTGGCCCGAGGTGGACCGGCCCCGCCGGGCGGCGGTGTCCTCATTCGGAGTGAGCGGGACGAACGCCCACGTCATCATCGAACAGGCTCCAGCGGCCGAGGACGCCCCGCCGGCGGAATCGGGCGGAGGTGCTCCGGTGCTCCTTTCCGCGCGGAGCGAGGAGGCGCTGCGCGAGCAGGCCGAGCAGCTGCGCCGCCACGTGGAGGCACATCCGGAAATCACCGCGCTCGACATCGCCTACTCCACGGCGAAGTCCCGCTCATCGCTGGAACACCGTGCGTCCGTGACGGCGAGCGACCGCCGGCAACTCATCACGAACCTGGCGGCACTGTCGCAAGGCTCCGCGACCGGCCACACGCCGACAGCCACCAAGACCGGTTTCGTGTTTGCTGGTCAGGGTGGTCAGCGTTGGGGGATGGGTGCGGGTTTGTGTGCTCGTTTCCCGGTGTTCGCCGAGGTGTTCGGTGCGGTGTGTGATGAGTTGGAGGTGCCGGTTGGTGAGGCGTTGTCCGGTGATGACCTTGGATTGATCGATCAGACGTTGTATGCGCAGTGTGGGATTTTTGCGCTTGAGGTTGGGCTGTTTCGTCTTTTGGAGTCGTGGGGTGTGGCTCCGGATTTCGTGTTGGGTCATTCGGTGGGTGAGTTGGGTGCTGCCCATGTTGCTGGGGTGTTGTCGCTTGGGGATGCGTGCCGGGTGGTGGCGGCTCGGGCGAGGTTGATGCAGGCGTTGGAGCCGGGGGTGATGTTGGCGGTGGCGGCCTCGGAGGACGAGGTCGTTTCGTTGTTGTCCGATCGGGTTGCGGTTGCGGCGGTGAATGGTCCGTTGTCGGTGGTGGTCTCGGGTGATGAGTCCGAGATCGCGTTGATCGAGGAGCGTTTCCGGGGCCGTCGGGTGAGGCGGTTGCGGACCAGTCATGCGTTCCATTCGCCGTTGATGGACCCGATGTTGGAGGAGTTCCGCGAGGTTGTTGCGTCGGTATCGCTCTGTGCTCCCCGGATTCCGTTTGTTTCCACGGTGACTGGCGCTCGTGCCGGTGATGAGGTCACGACACCCGACTATTGGGTGCGCAATGTCCGCGACACTGTTCGCTTCCTCGATGGTGTTCGGGCGATGCACGAGCAGGGTGTGGACACGTTCGTCGAGCTGGGCCCGGATGGCGTGTTGTCGGCGGCCGGGCAGGAATGCCTGCCCGACTCCGATGCCGCGTTCCTCCCAGTCCTGCGTCGCGACAGCCCCGAGCCGGACAGCGTGTCGGACTGCCTGGGCAGGCTGCACGTCCGCGGTGCGGCCGTCGACTGGGCGGCGTACTACGCGGGAACCGGCGCTCGGCAGGTCGACCTGCCGACGTACCCGTTCCAGCGGCAACGCTACTGGCTCGAGGCGGACGAGGACGGCGGTGACGTCAGCGCGGCCGGGCTCGACGGCGACGAGCATCCCCTCCTCGGAGCCGTGGTCGAGTTCGCCGAGGGCAACGGCACGATCTTCACCGGCCGGATCTCCCGCCGCACGCACCCGTGGCTCGGCGACCACCTGGTCCACGGCGCGGTCCTCGTTCCCGGCAGCGCACTCGCCGAACTCGCGCTGCGCGCGGCGGAGGAAGCCGGATGCGGTGGGGTGGAGGAACTGACACTGGAGGTGCCGCTGACCCTCCCGGAGAACGGCGGTGTCCAGCTCCAACTCCGGGTCGAGGAAGCCGACGACGCCGGGCGCAGGCCGCTGACGATCCACGCGCGTCCCGAACCCCGCGACCACGATGAGGGGTGGACGTGCCACGCCCGTGGCGTCCTCGGTCCGGTCGCCGCGGCAGCCGCCGACCTCACGTCCTGGCCGCCGGAGGCAGCGGTCGTGGACGTCTCCTCCTGCTACGCCGAGCTGGCGGATGCAGGGCTCGTATACGGGCCGCGGTTCCAGGGCCTCCGTCAGGTGTGGCGGCACGGTGACGGCGACCTGTACGCCGAGGTGGCCTTGCCCGAGGACTCGGACACCACCCGCTACGGGTTGCACCCCGCGTTGCTCGACGCGGCGGTGCACGCGATCCGATACCTGTCCGGTGCGGACCTGGAGAGTGCCGCGCTGCCGTTCGCCTGGAGCGGTGTGTGCCTGCACGCGGTGGGCGCGTCGGAACTTCGCGTGCGGATCGCCCCTGCCGGGAAGGACACCGTCACCGTCTTGCTGGCCGACGGCACGGGCGCGCCGGTCGGCTCCATCGAGTCGCTGACGGTCCGCCCCGTGACCAGCGACCAGATCGCCGCGTCCAACGGTGGTTCGCTGTTCCGGACGATCTGGGTTCCGGAGAGCATGTCCGCGTCCCGCACCGGAACGCAGCGCTGGGCGCTCGTCGGCCCTGGTCTCGAAACGCTCGCGGAGACGTTGCAGGTCCGCAGGACCTACGCCGATCTGGCCGAATGCCTGTCGGACGGCGACGAGCTTCCTGACCTGGTGGTCATCGCGGCCACTACGACCGGCGGTGCGACGCGGGCGACGGTCCGGATGCTCGACACCGTCCAAGCCTGGTCGGCCGAGCCGCGATTCGCCTCGACGCGCCTGGTCGTGTGTACCGGGGACCCGGAAGTCGACATGGCCTCCGCCGCGGTGTGGGGTTTCCTGCGTTCGGTCCAGGCGGAGAACCCCGGTCGGGTCGCGGTGGTGGCCCTGGATGAGGACCCCGCCTCCTACCGGGCCCTGCCCGGCGTCGCCGATGCGCCGGAGAGCTCGGTGCGGTCGGGCCGGGCTTTCGCGCCGCGTTTGGAGCGTGTGCCGGGATCGGGCTCGGTGGAGTGGGAGGCCGGTGGCACGGTGTTGGTGACCGGTGGCACCGGTGTGCTGGGTCGTGCGGTGGCTCGCCATCTGGTGGCCGAGCGCGGTGTGCGGCGGTTGCTGCTGCTGAGCCGTTCCGGCGGGGCCGACGACCTGGTCGGCGAGCTGGCCGGTCTTGGCGCCGAGGTCTCGGTCGCGGCGTGCGATGTGGCCGACCGGGACGCGGTCGCCGGGGTTTTGGCCTCGGTTCCGGCGGAGTTCCCGGTGTCGGCGGTGGTGCACGCGGCGGGTGTGGTCGACGACGGCGTGGTGTCGTCGCTGTCCGCCGAGCGCGTCGAGGGCGTGCTGCGCGCCAAGGTCGGCGGCGCGGTGGTGCTGGACGAGTTGACGCGGCCCCTCGACCTGTCGGCGTTCGTCCTCTTCTCCTCCGCCGCAGGAGTGCTCGGCGCGGCGGGACAGAGCGCCTATTCGGCCGCCAACGCCGCCTTGGACGCGCTCGCGCGCAGGAGACGTGCCGAAGGGCTGCCGGCGACTTCACTCGCGTGGGGTTTGTGGGCGGAGCGCAGTGGGATCACCGGGGGGTTGTCGGATTCGGATCTGGCTCGGATGGCTCGGTCGGGGATCGTGCCGATGCCGAGTGGGGAGGCGTTGCGGTTGTTCGACAACGCACTCGCCGCCGACGACGCCGTCCTGGTCCCGATGAGGTTGAACACCGCGGCACTCGCCGGACAGCACGACATACCCGCGGTGCTGCGCGGTCTCGTCAGGAGACCGCAGCGGCGGATCGCGATGTCCGGGCCGCGTTCGCTCGTCACCCGTCTCGCCGGGCAGTCCCCGGCCGAACGGCGGCAGACCGTGCTCGACCTGGTCCGCCGGGAGGTCGCCGCGGTCCTGGCGTACGGATCGCCGGAACTCATCGGCGTGGAACAGGCCTTCCAGGACCTGGGCTTCGACTCGCTGAGCGCCGTCGAACTGCGCAACCGGGTGTCGGCGGCGACCGATGTCCGGCTGTCGGCCACGGTGGTCTTCGACTACGCGAACCCCACCGCCCTCGCCGAGCACCTGCTGACGCGGCTCCCGCTCGACGGCTCCGACCCGACCGCCTCCGTGTCGGCGGAACTGGACCGGCTGGAGGCGGCCCTGGCCGAGGCGTCCGCCGAACAGCTCGACCGGTCGCGGATCACGATGCGGCTCACCGCTCTGCTGGCGAAGTGGGGCGAGGACGACAACGACCACCCGGATGACCGGGACCTCTCGACCGTGACCGACGACGAGCTGTTCGGCCTCGTCGACGAGCTCGGTTCGAACTGA